Part of the Calditerrivibrio sp. genome is shown below.
TCTCTGACCTTCATCGATAGCATTATCTAAAACTGAGAGCAGTACCTTCCTCGTTTTACCAAACTCATCAAAAACACCAGTTTTAATTAGAGATTCTACTACCCTTTTGTTTACTACCCTTAAATCAACCCGTTTACAAAAGTCGTATAGGCTTTTAAAGTCACCCCCATTCTCCCGAGCAGATATTATGGAATCTATTGCTGTAAAGCCCACATTTTTTATAGCACCCAAACCGAATCTTATGGAATTTTGATCAATAATAAAGTCTTTACTACTCTTATTTATTGTCGGTGGCAACACCTTAATCCCCATACGCTTGCATTCCTCTATGAAAGCAACAATTTTATCCCCTTTATCCAGTTCTGATGACAAAAGTTGGGACATATACTCCACAGGATAATGGGCTTTTAGATATGCTGTCTGATAGGAGATCATTGCATAAGCTGCAGAATGGCTCTTATTAAAACCATACTCAGCAAATTTCTCCATGAGGTTGAAGATCTCTTCTGCTATTTTTATATCAAAGCCCCTCTTCTTGGCCCCTTCTATCTTAAGCTCTTCACTGCCATATAGGAAGATCTCTTTATGTTTTTTCATCTCCTCCGGCTTCTTCTTACCCATAGCTCGTCTTAGGAGATCAGCGCTGCCCAAACTATAACCAGCTATAATTTGGGCAATCTGCATCACCTGCTCCTGATAAACGATGATACCATAGGTATCCTCAAGTATAGGCTCAAGTTCCGGAAAAAAATAAGTCACCTTCTGTTCCCCATGTTTCCTTTTCACAAAATCATCCAGCATCCCGCTACCTATCGGTCCAGGCCTATACAAAGCCACCAATGCAATAATATCCTCAAACTTGTTGGGTCTAAGTTTTTTGAGCAGGTTTTTCATACCAGGGCTTTCAAGTTGAAAGATACCGGTTGTTTCACCGCTGGAAAGCAATTCATAGGTTTTTTTGTCGTCTAATGGTATATTATTGATATCTAAATCTATACCATGCCTTTGTTTAATAAGCTTTACAGTATCATCAATTACTGTTAAGTTTTTAAGACCTAAAAAATCAAACTTTACCAATCCAATCTCTTCAAGGGTATTCTTCTCATATTGGGTCAGTATCTCATCATTCTGCCCCTTACAAAGAGGTACATATTCAATTAAAGGCTTATCAGCTATCACAATACCTGCTGCGTGCATACCAGTTTGCCGTAAAAGCCCCTCAAGCTTTCTAGCGTTAGTTAACAGCTCCTCACCTTTTTCTATCTGTTTTATATTCTTCTCTAACTCAGGATCCTCTTTCAAAGCTCTTTCAAGGGTCATTCCCGGTGATTCGGGAATCATCTTTGCTACCTTATCCACTATCTTAAGGGGTATCTCCAAAACCCTTCCCACATCCCTTATAACACCCCGAGCTAGCAACTGACCAAAAGTTACGATCTGGGCTACTTTATCGTTACCATATTTGTCGATTACATATTTTATTACTTCGTCCCTTCTGTTCTTACAAAAGTCTATATCAAAATCTGGCATACTCTTGCGCTCTGGATTTAAAAACCTTTCAAACAGTAAGTTAAACCTAATAGGATCTATATCAGTAATACCCAAAGCATACGCCACCAGAGAACCAGCTCCTGATCCTCTACCAGGGCCAACAGGAATTTTACTCTTTTTGGAGTAATTTATAAAGTCCCACACGATCAAGTAGTAACCCGCATACCTTTTCTCAATTATTACTTTAATCTCATAATTTAGTCTTTCGATATATTTGCTTTGTTGATCTACAGGGATACGAGATAACTTTTTATGTAACCCTTGCCGAGCAAGATGCTCAAAGTACGTTTCCACAGTATATCCATCTGGAACCTCATAACGGGGCATGTGGAGATTACCCAGTTCTATACTTACATTACACTCCTCCGCTATCTTCAACGTATTATAACACGCTTCAGGGATACCATAAAAAGTTTCCCACATCTCCTGTGGGGATTTGAGATAAAGCTGATCAGAATGGAATTCAAGCTTATCCCTATTGGAAATGGTTGTTTGCATCTGGATACACATAAGGATCTGATGGGCCAAATGATCACCCTTTTCAAGATAGTGACAATCGTTTGTAGCTACCAATGGGATACCTGTTTTCTTGGATATATTAATAAGCTCTTTATTAACCTGATGCTGTTCGGGGATACCATTTTCCTGTAATTCAAGGTAGTAGTTACCCTTTCCTAATATATCCTCATACTCCTTTGCTGACAAAATTGCCGATTGTATATCACCTCTGAGGATATGTTTTGGTGGTTCCCCTGCTAAACAAGCAGACAAGCCAATTAACCCTTCAGCATATTGCGCCAGTAATTCCTTATCTATTCTCGGCTTATAATAAAACCCCTCTAACTGGGCAAGGCTCACAAGATATTGAAGGTTTTTAAGCCCTTTGTTATTTTTTGCAAGCAAAATTAGATGATAGTTTTTATCTTCACTCTTTTCATAATCCCGCTTTTTCCTGTTATCAGGGGCAACATAAACCTCGCACCCGATGATCGGCTTTATCCCGCTTGAAGTGGTTTTTTTGTAGAAATCTATGGCCCCATACATAGTACCATGATCGGTGATAGCTACTGCCGTAGAACCAAATTTTTGAAGCTTATCTATGAGCTTATTTATCTGTATAGCCCCATCAAGCAAGGAGTACTGACTATGAAGATGTAGATGAACAAAATCTTTACTACCCATCTAATCCTCTTTTACCAAAATCCTAAGGGTCATATTGCTTTTTAAAAACTTTAACCCACTAAGGTTATAGACAATTACTTCAGATAGCATCTCCGAACACCCCTTAACATCTATCTCCAAGTTAAAAGGGAGCATATTCCCTAAAAGAAAATCTGTAACACCATCCACATCATCTAACCCAAAAAAAACAACTTTTTCTGGGTTGGGATGACCTAAGTTAGTTAGCATCTCCTTCAATTGGTTCACTGCAAAATCCGATATCACCCCTATAAGAGTAGGGCTGTCAAAACATACAGGATGATTGTTGTTACCCCTTCTTAAAACCTCTAACTTTGGTATATCGCTTTTTTTATACCCCTCAGTAATAACAATATCCACATCCTGCATATACCTTATCACTAAATCCTCAATAGATGGCTCCTTGTAAACATGGGATTGCACAAGCCCCATCTTTTCTCTGTTAGAAATGATCGATAATACCGCACCAGCTTCTTTAAACCTATAGGAGTCTTTACCTGGTTTATCAATCTCAAATCTGTGGGCATCATGCTTTATAGCACCCACTCTTATCCCTTTTGATGTTAAGACCTTTATCAATTTTTCCACAAAGGTTGTCTTCCCACTACCAGAAGCTCCTACAAATGACACCACATTCTTCATCTATCACACACCTATCATGTTCTACAAGAAGATAAATATTAAGATAAGATAAGTCAATCTTTTTCTAAAAACCATAATCCTATATAGGATTTTTTAGAACAGAGCTCCTATAATAAAAATATTAGGTACATCTATAGCCACTACGTATATAAAACTTGACTTTTATAGTTTATTTATCTACTCCTAATATAAGAGGTGTACATGCAATACCCCTATAAATGTTGTGATCATCACAGTAGCTTAGAAGAATTTTCAGCCAATAGGCTTTTTTGGGTTATTATTTTAAATGTTGGGATTACGCTATCTGAAATAATTGGTGGCGTTATCTCCGGTAGCCTTTCTCTTATCTCTGATGCCCTTCACAATTTCTCAGATGCAGTCGCCGTAATAATAAGCTATATAGCTATCCAGCTTGGTAAAAAAAATAATTCTCTCAAACACACTTTTGGGTTAAAGAGGGCTGAAATCATAGCTGCCATGATCAATGCCTCTGTATTGGTAGGTGTATCCATTTACCTTTTTTATGAGGCCATCAAAAAGTTTTTAGTTCCAGAACCTATTATTGGAGATATTATGCTTTTAGTAGCAACTATTGGGCTTGTCGGTAACATAATATCGATTATCCTCTTAGAGTCTGGCTCAAAGGAAAATATCAATATTAGATCCGCATACCTTCACATGCTCACAGATGCTATATCCTCTGTAGTAGTCATTTTAGGTGCTATATCTATTATACTTTTCAAAATATACTGGATAGACCCTCTTCTAACTTTTTTAATAGGTTTATATGTTCTTAAAGAGAGCTTTGATATATTGAAAAACTCGACACATATATTGATGGAGGGTGCACCTCTACATATATCCCTTGATGAGATAAAAGAGGCTATAGAAAAAATAGACAAGATAACAAACATACATCATATACATATCTGGAGTATAGGGGAAAAGGATATACATATTGAAATGCATGTTGAACTTGAAGATATGCTCCTTAGTAAAACCGAGCCTATAAGAGAAAAGATCGAACAATTGTTGTCCCAATTCGGTATAAACCATGTAACCATCCAGTTTGAAACAGACTACTGTGTCAACAAAAACCTAATCTGTAAGTAAAAAGATAATTTAATGGTACATATCTACTCTTTCATAAACCTATAGGAGGATCTCTATGAATAAGAAGAATCTTCTGTTTCTATGTACTGGCAATTCCTGCCGCAGTCAGATGGCAGAGGCTTACGGTAAGATCTTTTTGAGCAATAGATACAACATATATTCTGCTGGAATAGAAAAACATGGATTAAATCCTTACATGCTTAAAGTGATGGAAGAGGACGGTATAGACATGAAAAACCATTATTCAAAAACCCTTTACGAACTTGATTCCATCCACTTTGACATAGTTGTTACAGTGTGCGATAATGCCAGCGAAACTTGTCCCTTATACCTTAAAGAGGCCACCAAAATACATAAAAGCTTTCAAGATCCAGCTAAATTCTTAGGAAGTGAAGAAGAAAAAATACACTTTTTCAGAAAGGTTAGGGATGAAATAAAGGCTTTTATAAGGGACGAACTAACGATCTTAAACTTGTAATATCAGAAAAAAAGTATATTATAGCTTTATGATAATTACCATAATACTGTTACTTATACCCACAAATCTTCTTGCCTGGGGACCAGAAACCCATATAAAAATAGCCCTTGATATACTCGAACACACAAACTTTTCTCTAATAAAAATACATCAAGCTTTCTTCATAACTGGTAACGTATTTCCCGATCTCTTTAATTTTTTTAAAGATATTTCCCAATTCAAAAAATCGCTCCCAACCCATTCATGGAGTACCGTATCAAAACTTTTTTCAAATGCCAAAACAGATCAAGACAGGGCCTTTATCTACGGTTATTCGGCTCATTTAGCTGCAGATATCATCTCCCATAATCAGTTTGTACCCCAACAAACGATGTTGGTAAGTAGGTCAAGATTTTTATCCCATTTTCTCCTTGAACTTGCAAGCAGTTCTAACGATAAAAAATATAGATATGCCCTCATCGAAGTGTTGGAAAAAGCCAATGTCTATGGTAACGTTTTTTTAAATACCTTTAATATTGATGAAAGGTATTTCAAAAAAGAGTTATTTCTCCTTAAAAACGCCATAAAGATGCAAAACCTCATAAAGATCCCCGAAATAATCTCCTACATGAAGAGAAAAAGAGATAGATCTTTTTTACTGAAATCCTCTATATACGAAGAGAAGTCTTTGGAGCTCGCAAAAAAAGCTGTAGAAAGCGGTTTTATTGACTTGATGAAATATGACCCAAGTGGTAAACAATCCATAAAACAAGCAAAAGAGATGAGAAAAGAGCTTTTGGGCTCTTTTACAAAAAAAGAATTGAAAAACCACAATAAAGATCATATATTCACCTCAAAATTTGATCCTAAAAAGATGGACTAATAGATGGATATATTCATACTTATTTTAGTGGGTTTTATTGCTGGTATAATCGGCGCAATGTTAGGGATAGGAGGTGGATCTATTATTGTACCGATTCTTGTTATATTCCTCCATTACCCCATGCATACTGCAGTAGCAGTAGGATTAATCACAATAATAGCAACAAGTATATCTGTAGCCCATATAAATGTCTTAAAAGGTTTAGTAAATTTAAGATTGAGCTATCTTATTGAAGTAATAACAGTCCTTGCATCTATTACAGGAGGATTAGTTAGCAATAGTATAAAAGATGGAACTTTACAGATAATTTTTGGTATCATCCTTGCCATCATGGCCATCATATATATAAAAGAGAGCATAAAACCAAATATAAACAAGATCACAATAATAGAAGAAAACCAATTTACAGATATATTCCTTGACCAGGAAGATGATAACAATATGATAAAGTACACCCCTGTAGCCATATCCAAAACACTCGCCGTATCCACATTTGCAGGTTTGGCCTCAGGTATGTTGGGTATAGGTGGTGGGGTATTCAAGGTACCAGCCATGAATCTGGTATCGAAAATACCTATTAAAGTTGCAATAGCCACAAGCAACTACATGATAGGTCTCACAGCAGCTGCAGGTGCCATACCATATCTTTTAAACGGCAGGATAGACCCTTCTGCTTCCATATACATGATCATCGGAGTCATCTTTGGTTCTAAATATGCAGTTCTTAAATTTGGTAAGGTTACAGATAAAAAGCTTAGAATACTCTTTGCTTTATTCTTAATTTTTGTCTCCATACAGATGTGTTATAAAGGACTTAGCAAATGAGAGATGAACATCTAAAAAAACAGATATCCTTAATATACGCTTTATCCTCAAAGATATCTTTAGCCCTTGCAATAACATTTACACTTTTAAGTATCATCCTAAGAGTTGCTGGTCATCAAAACAGTTTTATTTATCTTTTTGGCATGATAATCATTTTCTTACTTATAGCAACCCCATTTTTTGGTGTATTAACTGCATTGATTTATTATGTAAAAGAAAAGAATAAGATAATGGCCCTTGCAGCATTGGGCATCATTCTTATCATACTATCTGCTATAGTAAAAGGTTATATATTCCGGTAAGCCTATCAGAATATATAACCTTAGTGGGGGTGTTAATCCGCTTGATTTCTGATGTATGTAGGTATGTTTATCTCCTCATCATTGTAGTCATCAAGAGTTTTAAGCCCCAAATCCCTTTTTTTGATCTGCTGTATCTTTTTACCCACAGTTTCTATCGATTGTGACTTAGGCTGTATATAGTCAGTGATATTGACCGTTTTATTCTCTCTGACTTTACCGAGCCCGGTTGCAACGATGGTTACCTTTATGTACCCTTCCATACTATCATCAATGACGACACCTTTGTATATGGATGCTTCTTCCCCAGCAGCCTCATAAACCACCTGAGCAATATTCTGAACTTCTGTCATAGTGATATCGTTCCCGCCTGTAATATTCAAAAGAATAGCCTCCGATCCCTTTATATTGGAATCCACAAGGAGTGGGCATGTAAGGGCTTTTCTTGCTGCATCCTGATCCCTATTCTCACCACTTGCTACCCCGATGCCCATCATTGCCATACCCTTGGATGACATTATCGCTTTGATATCAGCAAAATCCACATTGATATAACCATTGCTATTAATGGTATCCGAGATCCCCTGAACACCCTGTCTAAGAACATCATCCGCAATTCTGAAAGCCTCTTTAAAAGGTGTATTCTTGTCTATAACATCAAGCAACTTATCATTTGGCACCACAATATAAGTGTCCACATGATCTTTTAAAAATTTTAATCCCTGTTCAGCAAACTCACTCCTTTTTTTCCCTTCCCAGTAAAATGGTTTTGACACTACCGCAACAGTCAAAGCCCCGAGATCTTTTGCTATGCTGGCAATTACAGGGGCAGCACCGGTTCCTGTACCACCACCCATACCAGCGGTTATAAACACAAGATCAGCACCCCTTAAGGCATCTTCTATGACCTCTTGTTCTTCTATCGCAGCTTTTCTTCCAATTTCTGGGTTACCACCAGCTCCAAGTCCCCTTGTAAGCTTGCTTCCCAACTGAATCTTAATAGGCGCCTTATTAGCTGCAAGAGCTTGGGCATCGGTATTTGCTGCAATAAACTCAACGTTTGTTATCCCGGCATTGATCATATTATTGATGGCATTGCCACCAGCTCCACCAACACCTACCACTTTGATTACTGCACCTGAAATGATCTCTTCAAATTCAAACATAAAACACCCCCGTATTTTTTAAAAAAATTCCTTTATCATGCTTTTCATTTTTTCTAATATCTTATAAAGTTTTGTTTCATCACTACCCTTAGATATTGCTATCTTTGGGTGACCTTTTTTTGCTGCAATAAGGGCCAACCCAACTGAAGTTGAATACATTGGATCATTGATGGTATCCACAAGCCCCTTTTTAATCTTATCTGGCTTTGCTATCCTTATGGGTAGATTAAATATGGAGTAAGCTAACTCCTCAAGCCCTTCTATATTAGACATACCACCTGTAAAAACTATACCTGCACCTATCATATCATAAAACTTCTTCTTATATAGTTCCCCTAAAAACATCTGAAGAATCTCTTCACACCGAGCGTGTAGTATTTGGGTTAAGACTGCCCTGGAAATCTTCCTCGGTGGCCTACCACCCACAGAGGGAACCTCAATGATCTCATCCGAAGACACATAAGGCATCCAAACGCATCCATAAGCCTTTTTTATCTTTTCAGCTTCAGATTCTGGAGCATTTATACCTATAGCTAAATCTGAAGTACAATTATTACCCCCAAGTTGTAACACTGCAGTATGATACACTGTCCCTTTTTTTAGTATTATCATATCGGTTGTTCCACCGCCACCATCGATAAGACATACCCCAACCTCTTTTTCCCCTTCACTCAAGACAGCCTCAGCAGACGCCAACTGCTCTAAAACTATATCATCCACAACGAGCCCTGCCCTTTCACAGCTCTTTAATATATTTTGAGCACTTGAGACAGCACCCGTTATAATATGCACATCCACCTCTAACCTAACCCCACTCATCCCTTTTGGGTCTCTTATTTCAGATTGACCATCCAGTGTATACTGTTGAGGTATAACATGTAAGACCTCACTACCTATTGGAATATCAACTGCAGATGCTGACTCTATTACTCTTTCAATATCTTTTTCAGATACCTCTCTGTTCTTTACAGCGATAATACCTTTCGAATTGAAGCTCTTTATATGCCCTCCAGCTATACCAACAGTAACATTCCTTATGGCTACACCAGCCATGCGTTCAGCATTTGCAACAGCTTCTTTAATGGAGTTAACGGTTGCTTCGATATTTATCACCACACCTTTTCGTATACCTGTGCTGGGAGCAACCCCAACACCTACCACCTCAATTTCATCATTATCAGTCTTTCTTACAACAGTTGCACAGGTCTTTGTTGTTCCAATATCAAGGCCTACGTAAACATTGTCATGTTTCATTTTTAACTCCATCTATATAGATTTTTCCATTCACCCTCATATCAACATAGTTTACACTTTTATAAAGTGTAACGAGACCTTCATAATACTTAAAGTTCCTTTTGAATATTTCAAAATTATAGGCACCTAATAACCTATGATCTTTCCTGACTATAACCAAATGGGACGGCAATAGCTCTATTTGTGTAAAACCAGACTCACCAAGAAACTTCACAATCTCCGCAGCTGCAGAAAGTTTATCGTAATTAAGTTCTGTATTATCAAACACCTTGACATCATCACAGGTCGCAGGTATAAGTTCACCTTCAAAGGCATAAAAATAGCATTTATTCTTATTTTTCAGTTTCATTACTGCCTTCCTCTCATACACCTCAATCTGTAATGTATCTGGGTAGATCTTTTTTATTGTAGCTTTTTTTATCCATGGATCCTGCAATATATCATCTGAAAAGCTTCTTATATAGTTTATATTTTGATCTCTATATCCATTAGTCCAAGAAGTAATCTTTTGGGTATCAGCATTTACCACACCCTTTATACTGATAATCTTAGTTTTGAAATAATTGGATCTCATAAATAGACCAACACTATAAAACATGGCAAAGCTAAAAGACAACATTATAAGAACTGTAATCATCCTTAAAAAAATGCCCAGATAACTACCCATATCTACATTTATCCCTAATATATATCATCTCAACCACATCCTCATAGCTAAGACCAAATTTCGCCGCTGCATTTGGTAACAAGCTTGTTTCCGTCATTCCGGGTAGGGTATTTACCTCTAAAACATACGGTGTTTTGCCATCATAGATAACATCCACCCTTGCAGCTGACCTACATTCTAAAATATCATAAGCCCTTTTAGCTACATCTTTTACCAACTGCTCCTCTTTACAATCCAATCCTGTATCAAAAAGATATTCAGTAAGCCCCTTAGTGTATTTGGATGTATAATCATAAAAACCCTTAAGCGGTCTTATCCAGATAATTGGTAGTATCAGATCATCTATGATAGATATAGTAAGTTCTTTACCTTGTACAAACTTTTCCACTATAATCTTGTTATCATATCTTTTAGCTTCATCAATTGCAGAAACAAACTCACTATCATCCTTCACAATGGTAATTCCTATGGTAGAGCCTTCCCGTGAAGGTTTTACCACACATGGATAAAAGGGAGAAGAGCTCTCTCCATTATAAACAAAATAGTCAGCTGTTGGAATACCCGCTTCTTTAAAGATCTTTTTGCTCAATACTTTGTCAAATGCTACAACACTTGCAGCCACACCAGAACCGTTATAAGGGATCCTCATCATCTCAAGGAGCCCCTGAATCGTCCCATCTTCACCATATTTCCCATGTAATGCTATAAAACAGAAATCAGGTTTTTCCCTAATAAGTATCTCAGCGATATCCCACCCCACATCTATCAAAATGGTGTTATCATATCCTCGCTTTAATAAAGCACTATAGATCCCTCTACCTGTCTTCAGAGAAACCTCTCTTTCACTGGATACGCCACCATAAAGCACAGCTATTTTATCACTGTACATCTTTGTTCTCCAGATATGTAGTAATCTCTTTGGATAGATTTGTAATGTTACCAGCTCCCAACGTCAAGAATATGGTTTTATCCATTATTCTTTCATCTATAAAATTGAAAAAATCTGAGGGGGCCTTTATATGATGCACCTGTTTAAACCCACGTTTTCTTATCTCCATAACAAGATTTTCCGAAGTCACACCTTCAATGGGCTTTTCGCTTGCAGCGTATATATCCGTTACAAAGAGTTCATCCGCATCAAAAAATGCCTTGGAAAACTCATTCATTAAAAACTTTGTTCTTGTATACCTATGGGGTTGAAAGATAACTATCAACCTGTGATCGTCAAAAGCATCCCTTATTGCTCTCAATGTAGCCACAATCTCAGTAGGATGATGACCGTAATCATCTATAACCTTAATCTTTTTGTTATCAAACCTTACCGTTAACCTTCTCTGAACACCGCTAAACTCTTTTAGACTCTTTTTTATATCTTCAAAAGGTATTTCAAATTCTAACGATGCACCAATCGCTCCCAACGCATTTAATACATTATGTTCTCCAGGCACTGATATCTCTACTCTACCCATATTCGAACCTTTTACAATAACATTAAAACTACTCCCAAAACCCTCTTTTTTTATGTCGGTCCCACGGATATCTGCCCTTGCACTAAAACCATATGTAACAAACTTTTTATTAATCATAGGGATGATATCTGCCACATTAGGGTCATCCAAACAGATAATATTTGCACCATAAAAAGGAACTTTGTTGGCAAAATCTGCAAAGCATCTTTTCACATCATCAAAATCAGCATAACTCTCCATATGCTCCTTGTCGATATTTGTTATTACACTAATAGTGGGAAAAAGCATTAAAAACGATCTATCACTTTCATCCGCCTCAGACACCATATAATCGCTTTTACCAACAACGGCATTGTTTTCATTTCTGTTTAATCTCCCACCTATCACCACTGTGGGATTTAGACCAGCTGTATTAAAGATTTCAGCTATCATGGATGAAGTGGTAGTCTTACCATGACTTCCTGCAACCACAACAGAATATTTCATCCTCATAAGCTCTGCAAGCATTTCACCCCTTTGAATAACAGGGATATAGTTCTCATGGGCATATATGAGCTCTGGATTATCCTGGGAAACAGCTGAGGAATACACAACCAGGTCTGCACCGTTTACATTTTCTTTTTTATGCCCAATAAAGATCTCAATACCCAAACTCTTCAACCTTTGTACATTGGCATTTTCAGATATATCTGAACCGGTAATCTTGTACTCAAGATTGTGCAAAATCTCCGCAATACCACTCATGCCGATACCACCGATACCTACAAAATGGATCTTCTTGTATTTTCTAAACATGTTCTAACTCCATCTCTTTTATAATTATCTCCGCAGTATCCCTATAAAACACTTTTTCAAACCTATCTCTATAAAGCTCAAAACTATCATAGTAATGCTTTATTATCTCAAGTAGTTTAGCGCCTGTTGCCTTCTTTTCTTCCAATACCACCCCTACCCCTTTTTCCTCGATAAACTTTGCATTGTAATACTGATGGTTATCTGTGGCCTCTGAAAAAGGGATAAAAACCCCAAATCTCCTCGAATAAAGAATCTCAAACACCAAGCCAGCTCCAGCCCTGGAAATAACAAGATCTGCCCATTTAATAGCCTCCACCATATCATCAATATATTTCTTCACAGTAACATTACTAACACCTATCCCTTTTTCCCTATATCTTTCAATGGTTTCTTCATACAATCTGTCCCCAGTCTGATGGATAATACTAAAGCCCATACCCAAAAGCTTATCAACCACATC
Proteins encoded:
- a CDS encoding DNA polymerase III subunit alpha, with protein sequence MGSKDFVHLHLHSQYSLLDGAIQINKLIDKLQKFGSTAVAITDHGTMYGAIDFYKKTTSSGIKPIIGCEVYVAPDNRKKRDYEKSEDKNYHLILLAKNNKGLKNLQYLVSLAQLEGFYYKPRIDKELLAQYAEGLIGLSACLAGEPPKHILRGDIQSAILSAKEYEDILGKGNYYLELQENGIPEQHQVNKELINISKKTGIPLVATNDCHYLEKGDHLAHQILMCIQMQTTISNRDKLEFHSDQLYLKSPQEMWETFYGIPEACYNTLKIAEECNVSIELGNLHMPRYEVPDGYTVETYFEHLARQGLHKKLSRIPVDQQSKYIERLNYEIKVIIEKRYAGYYLIVWDFINYSKKSKIPVGPGRGSGAGSLVAYALGITDIDPIRFNLLFERFLNPERKSMPDFDIDFCKNRRDEVIKYVIDKYGNDKVAQIVTFGQLLARGVIRDVGRVLEIPLKIVDKVAKMIPESPGMTLERALKEDPELEKNIKQIEKGEELLTNARKLEGLLRQTGMHAAGIVIADKPLIEYVPLCKGQNDEILTQYEKNTLEEIGLVKFDFLGLKNLTVIDDTVKLIKQRHGIDLDINNIPLDDKKTYELLSSGETTGIFQLESPGMKNLLKKLRPNKFEDIIALVALYRPGPIGSGMLDDFVKRKHGEQKVTYFFPELEPILEDTYGIIVYQEQVMQIAQIIAGYSLGSADLLRRAMGKKKPEEMKKHKEIFLYGSEELKIEGAKKRGFDIKIAEEIFNLMEKFAEYGFNKSHSAAYAMISYQTAYLKAHYPVEYMSQLLSSELDKGDKIVAFIEECKRMGIKVLPPTINKSSKDFIIDQNSIRFGLGAIKNVGFTAIDSIISARENGGDFKSLYDFCKRVDLRVVNKRVVESLIKTGVFDEFGKTRKVLLSVLDNAIDEGQRKQRNRELGITTIEDLLFDGEMDNEFYPDLDEFSEHDILKMEKELLGFYLTNHPLSAYSNILLTLTTSSNEIEMMEDEKDLVVGGIIKNIKTHTTRTGEKMAFVTLEDLEGSFDVVVFSSLYREKIALLEEDHIIIVRGRLSFNGDRKAVTANEIMEPNEALEKLITGINVKFDLLGLREEHLREFKKLIDQHPGNTALKLTVEDPGKYRVKININGKLKVKPCLSFFSQLNGLFGDNRFEITVTQ
- the mobB gene encoding molybdopterin-guanine dinucleotide biosynthesis protein B, encoding MKNVVSFVGASGSGKTTFVEKLIKVLTSKGIRVGAIKHDAHRFEIDKPGKDSYRFKEAGAVLSIISNREKMGLVQSHVYKEPSIEDLVIRYMQDVDIVITEGYKKSDIPKLEVLRRGNNNHPVCFDSPTLIGVISDFAVNQLKEMLTNLGHPNPEKVVFFGLDDVDGVTDFLLGNMLPFNLEIDVKGCSEMLSEVIVYNLSGLKFLKSNMTLRILVKED
- a CDS encoding cation diffusion facilitator family transporter, which encodes MQYPYKCCDHHSSLEEFSANRLFWVIILNVGITLSEIIGGVISGSLSLISDALHNFSDAVAVIISYIAIQLGKKNNSLKHTFGLKRAEIIAAMINASVLVGVSIYLFYEAIKKFLVPEPIIGDIMLLVATIGLVGNIISIILLESGSKENINIRSAYLHMLTDAISSVVVILGAISIILFKIYWIDPLLTFLIGLYVLKESFDILKNSTHILMEGAPLHISLDEIKEAIEKIDKITNIHHIHIWSIGEKDIHIEMHVELEDMLLSKTEPIREKIEQLLSQFGINHVTIQFETDYCVNKNLICK
- a CDS encoding arsenate reductase ArsC, giving the protein MNKKNLLFLCTGNSCRSQMAEAYGKIFLSNRYNIYSAGIEKHGLNPYMLKVMEEDGIDMKNHYSKTLYELDSIHFDIVVTVCDNASETCPLYLKEATKIHKSFQDPAKFLGSEEEKIHFFRKVRDEIKAFIRDELTILNL
- a CDS encoding zinc dependent phospholipase C family protein, whose translation is MIITIILLLIPTNLLAWGPETHIKIALDILEHTNFSLIKIHQAFFITGNVFPDLFNFFKDISQFKKSLPTHSWSTVSKLFSNAKTDQDRAFIYGYSAHLAADIISHNQFVPQQTMLVSRSRFLSHFLLELASSSNDKKYRYALIEVLEKANVYGNVFLNTFNIDERYFKKELFLLKNAIKMQNLIKIPEIISYMKRKRDRSFLLKSSIYEEKSLELAKKAVESGFIDLMKYDPSGKQSIKQAKEMRKELLGSFTKKELKNHNKDHIFTSKFDPKKMD
- a CDS encoding sulfite exporter TauE/SafE family protein, yielding MDIFILILVGFIAGIIGAMLGIGGGSIIVPILVIFLHYPMHTAVAVGLITIIATSISVAHINVLKGLVNLRLSYLIEVITVLASITGGLVSNSIKDGTLQIIFGIILAIMAIIYIKESIKPNINKITIIEENQFTDIFLDQEDDNNMIKYTPVAISKTLAVSTFAGLASGMLGIGGGVFKVPAMNLVSKIPIKVAIATSNYMIGLTAAAGAIPYLLNGRIDPSASIYMIIGVIFGSKYAVLKFGKVTDKKLRILFALFLIFVSIQMCYKGLSK
- the ftsZ gene encoding cell division protein FtsZ, with product MFEFEEIISGAVIKVVGVGGAGGNAINNMINAGITNVEFIAANTDAQALAANKAPIKIQLGSKLTRGLGAGGNPEIGRKAAIEEQEVIEDALRGADLVFITAGMGGGTGTGAAPVIASIAKDLGALTVAVVSKPFYWEGKKRSEFAEQGLKFLKDHVDTYIVVPNDKLLDVIDKNTPFKEAFRIADDVLRQGVQGISDTINSNGYINVDFADIKAIMSSKGMAMMGIGVASGENRDQDAARKALTCPLLVDSNIKGSEAILLNITGGNDITMTEVQNIAQVVYEAAGEEASIYKGVVIDDSMEGYIKVTIVATGLGKVRENKTVNITDYIQPKSQSIETVGKKIQQIKKRDLGLKTLDDYNDEEINIPTYIRNQAD